A portion of the Candidatus Nitrosotenuis aquarius genome contains these proteins:
- a CDS encoding NAD+ synthase translates to MDKILKEIIAQNYTQIQNNIESFLRKYIASSGGFVFGLSGGIDSVVIAHICAKSFKERSIALIMPDSKISPKEETEDALYTVDKLGLDYKLIDINMIHSQFANILEPDQRALGNLRARIRANLLYYYANLKNYLVLGSSDKSEFLIGYFTKFGDGGADLLPIVSLYKTQVRQLAKHLQVKESIIAKKSSPHLWPEHLAENEIGIPYEEIDCILYCMIDKNMPADRIHQETNINLDKIQKIQQLYKNSEHKRTMPNRL, encoded by the coding sequence TTGGACAAGATTCTAAAAGAAATCATCGCTCAAAACTACACTCAAATTCAAAACAACATTGAATCATTTCTCAGAAAATATATCGCAAGTTCAGGCGGATTTGTCTTTGGGTTATCAGGCGGTATAGATTCTGTAGTAATTGCACACATTTGTGCAAAATCATTCAAGGAAAGATCAATTGCATTAATAATGCCAGACAGCAAGATTTCACCAAAAGAAGAAACCGAGGACGCATTATACACCGTAGACAAACTAGGTCTTGATTACAAACTAATCGATATCAACATGATTCACTCACAATTTGCAAACATTCTAGAACCAGATCAAAGGGCACTTGGGAATCTTCGGGCAAGAATTCGTGCTAATCTATTATATTATTATGCAAACCTGAAAAACTATCTTGTTTTAGGCTCTAGCGACAAGTCAGAGTTTCTCATAGGTTATTTTACAAAATTTGGTGATGGGGGTGCTGATCTTTTGCCAATAGTATCACTATACAAAACACAAGTTCGCCAGCTTGCAAAACATCTACAGGTGAAAGAATCCATAATAGCAAAAAAAAGCAGCCCTCATCTCTGGCCTGAACATTTGGCAGAAAATGAAATAGGTATACCATATGAAGAAATTGATTGCATTTTGTATTGCATGATAGATAAAAACATGCCAGCAGACAGAATTCACCAAGAAACTAACATCAATTTAGATAAAATCCAAAAAATACAACAACTATACAAAAACAGCGAGCATAAAAGAACAATGCCAAACAGATTATGA
- a CDS encoding adenosylhomocysteinase: MSKVKDESLADQGKLSYEWARSHMPILDKTINRLKKSQPFRGLTLGFCLHITKETSVLLMGAKELGADVAACAGNPLTTQDDIAAFLASEGIHTYAWNDETNEEYDWCIEQVLNHKPTIVTDDGADMNVKLHFDKKYKSMKILGATEETTAGVNRIKAMEKKGKLRYPVIVVNEAYTKHMFDNRYGTGQSTIDGFLRAMNLLFASKRVVVAGYGWVGRGVAARTHGMGCKVIVTEVDPVKALEAHMDGFEVMTMAEAAKIGDIFITCTGMRDIITKEHILKMKDGAVMGNVGHFDVEIDSDYLLNQSKSVREVRPNLDECVLQNGKKVYLVGKGRLANLVAAEGHPPEVMAQSFSNQIMSILYILKNYKKIGKRVITVPLEIDTQVAADALAAFDVKIDHLTKKQIAYRENW, encoded by the coding sequence TTGAGTAAAGTAAAAGATGAAAGTTTAGCTGATCAGGGAAAGTTGTCTTATGAATGGGCACGAAGCCATATGCCAATTTTGGATAAAACCATCAACAGATTAAAGAAATCTCAGCCATTCAGAGGACTTACACTGGGTTTTTGTCTTCACATCACAAAAGAAACATCTGTTCTTTTGATGGGTGCAAAAGAACTTGGAGCAGATGTAGCTGCATGCGCAGGCAATCCACTTACCACACAAGATGATATTGCGGCATTTTTGGCATCAGAAGGAATTCATACTTATGCTTGGAATGATGAAACTAATGAAGAATACGACTGGTGTATCGAACAAGTACTCAATCACAAACCAACCATCGTAACTGATGACGGTGCAGACATGAATGTCAAATTACATTTTGATAAAAAATACAAGAGCATGAAAATTCTCGGTGCGACAGAAGAAACGACAGCCGGTGTGAATAGAATCAAGGCAATGGAAAAAAAAGGCAAGCTCCGATATCCTGTCATAGTAGTAAACGAAGCATACACAAAGCACATGTTCGATAATAGGTATGGTACTGGTCAATCAACAATAGATGGATTCTTGCGCGCAATGAATCTGCTATTTGCCTCAAAGCGGGTAGTTGTTGCTGGATATGGCTGGGTGGGTCGTGGCGTTGCGGCAAGAACTCATGGAATGGGCTGCAAGGTAATAGTGACTGAGGTAGATCCAGTAAAGGCTTTGGAAGCACACATGGATGGATTTGAAGTAATGACCATGGCAGAGGCTGCAAAAATCGGCGATATTTTCATCACGTGCACTGGCATGCGCGACATCATAACAAAGGAACACATCTTGAAAATGAAGGATGGTGCAGTCATGGGCAATGTGGGTCACTTTGATGTAGAAATTGACTCTGACTATTTACTAAATCAGTCTAAATCAGTGCGCGAAGTGCGACCAAACCTAGATGAATGTGTTCTACAAAATGGCAAAAAGGTCTACCTTGTCGGAAAGGGAAGGCTGGCAAACTTGGTTGCTGCAGAAGGCCATCCACCAGAGGTAATGGCACAATCATTTTCAAATCAAATAATGTCAATTCTGTATATTCTCAAAAATTACAAAAAAATCGGCAAAAGAGTGATCACAGTGCCACTGGAAATAGATACTCAGGTTGCTGCAGATGCACTGGCCGCATTTGATGTTAAAATTGATCATCTCACCAAGAAACAAATCGCATATCGAGAGAACTGGTAA
- the cysS gene encoding cysteine--tRNA ligase — MKIYDTLSTKEQEITSDDIRIYLCGVTVYDESHIGHARTIIIFDVLRRFLEARGCKVNFVQNFTDVDDKIINRANTEGIHPLEISKRYIDHYFEDFDRLNIKRATTHPKATEHISEIIELIKDLISSGYAYLSLNGVYYSVSKFSEYGKLSKRKTEDLIAGARIAVDETKNDALDFALWKFSETEPNWPSPWGKGRPGWHIECSAMSLKYLGEEFEIHGGGRDLIFPHHENEIAQTEAVTKKPLAKLWMHVGMVTINGEKMSKSLGNIKSVRHVLDNWGPNVIRLFCLSGHYSKAIDYSEDLLKENLIKWRQVEIAYYEMIMSDDTGPTDEIINMASECRTEFDSALDSDFNTALAINAFFKLIKGINRIAASESMTKSIANIALPEFEYMSDVLGLQVQKVTDQEKQSITNLIKQREILRAQKQYQEADKIRDQISAQNIVLLDHKNKTVWMKKEKILADA, encoded by the coding sequence TTGAAGATATACGATACATTAAGCACGAAAGAACAAGAAATAACATCAGATGACATCAGAATTTATTTGTGCGGAGTTACAGTATATGATGAATCACACATAGGTCATGCAAGAACCATCATAATCTTTGATGTGTTGCGAAGATTTTTGGAGGCACGGGGGTGCAAAGTGAACTTTGTACAGAACTTTACTGATGTCGATGACAAGATAATCAACAGAGCAAATACCGAAGGCATTCATCCACTTGAGATCAGTAAGAGGTACATTGATCATTATTTTGAAGATTTTGATAGATTAAACATTAAGCGTGCTACTACTCACCCAAAAGCAACTGAGCACATCTCAGAAATAATAGAATTGATCAAGGATTTGATCAGTTCTGGATATGCGTATCTATCCTTAAATGGCGTTTACTACTCAGTGTCAAAATTCTCAGAATATGGCAAGCTTTCAAAGAGAAAAACCGAAGACCTCATAGCTGGTGCAAGAATAGCAGTGGATGAAACGAAAAATGATGCACTAGACTTTGCATTATGGAAGTTTTCTGAAACCGAACCAAATTGGCCTAGCCCTTGGGGCAAAGGCAGACCAGGCTGGCATATCGAATGCTCTGCGATGAGCCTCAAATATCTAGGCGAGGAATTTGAAATTCATGGTGGCGGACGTGATCTGATCTTTCCTCACCATGAGAATGAAATAGCTCAAACAGAAGCCGTGACAAAAAAGCCACTTGCCAAGTTGTGGATGCATGTGGGAATGGTTACAATAAATGGTGAAAAAATGTCAAAATCGCTTGGAAACATCAAATCAGTAAGACATGTTTTGGACAACTGGGGCCCAAATGTAATTCGACTCTTTTGTCTTTCAGGCCATTATTCCAAGGCAATTGATTATTCGGAAGATTTGTTAAAAGAGAATCTCATAAAATGGAGACAGGTAGAAATAGCATATTATGAGATGATCATGTCCGATGACACAGGTCCAACAGACGAGATAATAAACATGGCATCAGAGTGTAGAACAGAGTTTGATTCCGCACTTGATTCTGATTTTAACACCGCCCTTGCAATAAACGCATTTTTCAAGCTAATCAAGGGAATCAACAGAATTGCGGCCTCCGAGTCCATGACAAAATCTATTGCCAATATCGCATTACCAGAATTCGAGTACATGTCGGACGTTTTAGGATTGCAAGTACAAAAGGTCACAGACCAGGAAAAACAATCAATTACAAATCTCATAAAACAACGAGAAATATTGCGCGCACAAA
- a CDS encoding DUF726 domain-containing protein → MKQNKRIPRISTRGFYDLSTGKTKKNRSYDLYPKKFFDNLYDVSEITIMIHGLRNNKSGALAKFMIAQYRLQQLGYLHPVIGFSYDSNTRGVQYKSHEQHATDVGIIIAKKNGKNLAEFLVDIKRKYPMIKIRLIGHSLGSQVILSTLQNLKNKQLVEAAYIFGASIPSDSANLRKYGTIIQKTIHQKFVNYYSKFDNVLKYAFEQGLIPEPIGYSGAIGKTVAKYAQKHVRPDNHRFASYAKILKSYP, encoded by the coding sequence TTGAAACAAAATAAAAGAATTCCTAGAATTTCGACTAGGGGATTTTATGATCTTTCTACTGGTAAAACAAAAAAGAACAGGTCATATGATCTTTATCCAAAAAAATTCTTTGATAATTTGTATGATGTTTCAGAAATAACAATAATGATTCATGGATTGCGCAACAACAAATCTGGTGCACTTGCTAAATTTATGATTGCGCAATATAGATTACAGCAACTTGGATATTTGCACCCAGTAATTGGCTTTAGCTATGATTCTAACACTAGGGGGGTTCAATACAAGTCTCATGAACAACATGCTACTGATGTTGGAATCATAATTGCAAAGAAAAATGGTAAAAACCTAGCAGAGTTTCTAGTTGACATAAAAAGAAAATACCCAATGATAAAGATACGACTGATTGGTCACTCCCTTGGCTCTCAAGTGATACTTTCTACGCTTCAAAATCTAAAAAATAAACAGTTAGTGGAGGCAGCGTATATTTTTGGCGCATCAATTCCGTCTGATTCTGCAAACTTGCGGAAATATGGCACCATTATCCAAAAAACCATCCACCAGAAATTTGTCAATTATTACAGCAAGTTTGACAATGTCCTCAAATATGCATTTGAGCAAGGGTTGATTCCAGAACCGATTGGGTATTCTGGGGCTATTGGAAAAACCGTGGCTAAATATGCCCAAAAACATGTGCGCCCGGATAATCATAGATTTGCTAGCTATGCCAAAATTCTCAAGTCATACCCATAA
- the metG gene encoding methionine--tRNA ligase, which translates to MKPRAIITSALPYANGEIHLGHVASTYLPADVTTRFLKQNGVEAYYICASDDFGTPILIAAEKEKKTPQEYVAHWNKRDYEDFSAFDIGFDLFYRTSSPENIEFVRYVFDKLKKNGHIYESEIIQFYCQNDKKFLPDRYVIGICPHCQAPDQYSDLCEKCGRVPEEIGNPKCAICGATPTKEKTTHYFFRLKNFGDPLFKWLEENQNLQKDVKKYVQNWITSGLVDWDITRDISWGVPIPGDESKVFYGWFDNHLAYISSAIKFLNDKGLDGKEFWNSADIYHFIGKDIVYHHYLFLPAMRLGIDSEYKLPDYIPTRGHLTLQSKKISKSRNWYIGLKEFLEFYPSDYLRYYLVSINPYSQDDLNFDWDDFMTRINSELIGNLGNLVNRALGFTKKTFDGVIPAPSAYDDKDKEAESKIRTFASELSELVQQNHLDRALKKVMEFSAYFNQYFQHKEPWKKGPGTETCVFLAANAVYSISIALNSFLPKSSQKIWEQLGMSGNVSTKPWKSISELELKSGHKLGEITPIFGRVEEADIKKRKEKFETK; encoded by the coding sequence ATGAAACCTCGTGCAATCATTACTAGCGCCTTGCCATATGCAAATGGTGAGATCCATCTAGGACATGTGGCATCAACGTATCTGCCTGCAGATGTAACTACTAGATTTCTAAAGCAAAATGGTGTTGAAGCGTATTACATATGTGCGTCAGATGATTTTGGAACACCGATTTTGATTGCGGCCGAAAAAGAAAAGAAAACTCCGCAAGAATACGTTGCACATTGGAACAAGCGAGACTATGAGGATTTTTCGGCATTTGATATTGGGTTTGATTTGTTTTATCGTACTAGTTCTCCCGAAAACATTGAATTTGTTAGATATGTCTTTGATAAGCTAAAAAAGAATGGGCATATTTACGAGTCAGAAATCATACAGTTTTACTGCCAAAATGACAAAAAATTTCTCCCAGACAGATACGTCATAGGAATTTGCCCACATTGCCAGGCACCTGATCAATACTCGGATTTGTGCGAAAAATGTGGGCGCGTGCCAGAAGAAATAGGGAATCCAAAATGCGCTATATGTGGCGCAACTCCGACCAAAGAAAAGACGACACATTACTTCTTTAGGCTCAAAAATTTCGGCGATCCTTTGTTCAAGTGGTTAGAAGAAAATCAAAACTTACAAAAAGACGTGAAAAAATATGTTCAAAACTGGATAACCTCTGGACTAGTGGACTGGGATATCACCCGTGATATCTCGTGGGGCGTACCGATACCAGGTGATGAATCAAAGGTATTCTATGGATGGTTTGACAATCATCTGGCATACATTTCCTCTGCAATAAAATTCCTAAACGACAAAGGCCTGGATGGAAAAGAATTTTGGAACTCTGCTGACATCTATCACTTTATTGGCAAAGACATTGTATACCATCACTATTTGTTTTTACCAGCAATGCGGCTTGGAATCGACTCAGAGTATAAGCTGCCTGACTATATCCCTACCAGGGGACATCTTACATTACAATCAAAGAAAATCTCAAAGAGCAGAAATTGGTATATTGGATTAAAAGAATTCTTGGAATTTTATCCATCTGACTATCTACGATATTACCTGGTTTCAATCAACCCCTACTCCCAAGATGATCTTAACTTTGACTGGGATGATTTTATGACCAGAATTAACTCTGAGCTGATTGGCAATCTGGGCAATCTAGTTAACCGCGCACTTGGATTTACTAAAAAAACATTTGATGGCGTGATTCCAGCACCAAGTGCATATGATGACAAAGACAAGGAGGCAGAATCCAAGATCCGCACATTTGCATCGGAATTATCTGAACTAGTACAACAGAATCATCTTGACAGGGCTTTGAAGAAAGTCATGGAGTTTTCTGCATACTTTAACCAGTATTTCCAGCACAAGGAGCCATGGAAAAAAGGACCTGGAACAGAAACGTGCGTGTTTTTGGCTGCAAACGCAGTTTATTCTATATCGATAGCACTGAATTCGTTTTTGCCAAAATCATCACAAAAAATATGGGAGCAACTTGGCATGTCTGGGAATGTTTCTACAAAACCCTGGAAGTCAATTTCGGAGTTGGAGTTAAAATCTGGACACAAGCTAGGGGAAATTACGCCAATATTTGGCCGAGTGGAAGAAGCAGACATCAAAAAGCGCAAAGAAAAATTTGAAACAAAATAA
- a CDS encoding cobalamin B12-binding domain-containing protein, which translates to MKQKLATRRIKILVAKLGLDGHDRGALVLCRAFRDAGMEVIYSGLFATPERVAQIAEDEDVDAIALSLLNGAHNTLFPRVVKELHKKGLKDVLVVGGGVIPEEDKSGLEKSGVSKVFGPGSPLPAIIEHINSGVAKLRKI; encoded by the coding sequence ATGAAGCAAAAGCTTGCCACTCGTCGAATCAAGATCCTAGTCGCAAAACTAGGCCTCGACGGACATGATAGAGGCGCACTTGTTTTATGCAGAGCTTTTCGAGATGCAGGAATGGAAGTAATTTATTCAGGCTTGTTTGCCACGCCAGAGCGCGTAGCACAAATAGCTGAAGACGAAGATGTGGATGCAATTGCACTAAGCCTTCTAAATGGCGCTCACAATACACTGTTTCCAAGAGTAGTAAAAGAATTGCACAAAAAAGGCCTCAAAGATGTTCTAGTAGTAGGCGGAGGAGTAATCCCAGAAGAAGACAAGAGCGGTCTGGAAAAATCTGGAGTCTCCAAGGTGTTTGGACCAGGATCTCCACTGCCAGCAATCATAGAGCACATCAATTCTGGTGTTGCGAAGCTAAGAAAAATCTGA
- a CDS encoding EF-Tu/IF-2/RF-3 family GTPase, translating to MTNSVNFVILGDQSIAAGLGKKGTATDMTMYDKKESGVIRTYTTPSGFPDKIQPLLQTINLAEHVIFHINKLDKFAGEQIVALDMLQKKSGLLSYTYDVDENMLNTMIKNTVLINYPKIQQDKIKEESDKLAQISQDGSARVVIDHCFDVKGVGTVILGKVERGKIKQYDTLKLLPAGIDVLIKSIQMHDDPVDEAVSPGRVGLAVKGVTPDQVGRGDLLCAPGPELVSTELELEFTKSPFYKGGIAPNQMCLVNIGLQIKPAKFASISPLKLTLEKPAVHNKGDICVILKPESTSIRLLGSGKIK from the coding sequence ATGACAAATTCAGTCAATTTTGTAATATTGGGTGATCAGAGCATAGCAGCCGGCCTTGGCAAAAAAGGAACCGCCACAGATATGACCATGTATGACAAAAAAGAATCAGGAGTTATTCGTACCTATACTACACCTAGCGGGTTTCCAGACAAAATACAGCCTTTGCTTCAGACAATAAACTTGGCAGAACATGTGATATTTCATATAAACAAGCTGGACAAATTTGCCGGCGAGCAGATTGTCGCATTGGACATGTTGCAGAAAAAATCCGGACTGCTCTCTTACACATATGATGTCGATGAAAACATGTTAAACACAATGATAAAAAATACCGTTTTGATTAATTATCCGAAAATCCAACAGGACAAAATTAAAGAAGAATCCGACAAGCTAGCACAAATCTCACAAGACGGTAGTGCGCGTGTCGTAATTGATCATTGCTTTGATGTTAAAGGAGTTGGAACTGTCATATTGGGAAAAGTGGAACGTGGAAAAATAAAACAATATGATACGCTCAAACTCTTGCCTGCAGGAATAGATGTTCTCATAAAGTCAATACAAATGCACGATGATCCCGTGGACGAAGCTGTCTCCCCAGGACGAGTAGGATTGGCAGTAAAGGGGGTAACTCCTGATCAAGTTGGAAGGGGCGATCTGCTTTGCGCTCCAGGCCCTGAACTAGTATCCACCGAACTCGAATTGGAATTTACAAAGAGTCCATTTTACAAAGGCGGTATTGCGCCAAACCAGATGTGTCTTGTCAATATTGGTCTTCAAATCAAGCCTGCAAAGTTCGCCTCTATATCTCCACTAAAATTAACACTTGAAAAACCAGCAGTTCATAACAAAGGAGATATCTGTGTTATATTAAAGCCGGAATCTACTAGTATACGATTGCTTGGTAGCGGCAAAATCAAATAG
- the ilvC gene encoding ketol-acid reductoisomerase produces MAKTWKDSDISLDPIKNQTIAVIGYGIQGDAQANNLKDSGLKVIVGLKEGSPTWNKAKSDGHTVMSVAEATKQGDIVHILLPDMIQSQVYKDEIGPNLSAGKALSFSHAAAIQWSWIKAPDNVDVIMVAPKGPGSKVRETYQEGFGTPAIVAVYQDKTGKAWDRVLAIGKGIGSARAGLIQTTFKEEVETDWFGEQADLCGGCASMVTNAFETLVEAGYQPEIAYFEVLHELKLIVDMIQRYGINGMWRRVSETARYGGLTRGPMVMDKENKAKMKKVLDMIQDGTFNEEWISEYRKNGKNAFDRYMKQLESHQIEQVGRQMRKMMWPDSKE; encoded by the coding sequence ATGGCAAAGACATGGAAAGATTCCGATATTAGTTTAGATCCTATTAAAAATCAAACAATAGCAGTAATTGGCTATGGCATCCAAGGTGATGCGCAAGCAAACAACCTCAAAGATTCCGGCCTCAAAGTTATCGTAGGCCTAAAGGAGGGTAGCCCAACATGGAACAAGGCAAAATCAGACGGCCACACCGTAATGTCTGTTGCAGAGGCTACAAAGCAAGGCGATATTGTTCACATTTTACTTCCAGACATGATCCAATCCCAAGTTTACAAGGATGAAATTGGACCAAACCTTTCTGCTGGAAAGGCACTGTCATTTTCACACGCAGCCGCTATTCAGTGGAGCTGGATTAAGGCACCAGACAATGTTGATGTTATCATGGTTGCACCAAAAGGACCTGGCTCAAAGGTTAGAGAAACATACCAAGAAGGATTTGGAACACCTGCAATAGTTGCGGTATATCAGGATAAAACCGGAAAGGCATGGGACAGAGTTTTAGCAATTGGCAAGGGAATTGGTTCTGCACGTGCAGGTCTGATACAAACAACGTTCAAAGAAGAAGTTGAAACTGATTGGTTTGGCGAGCAGGCTGACCTTTGCGGCGGATGCGCATCAATGGTAACAAACGCATTTGAGACATTGGTTGAAGCAGGCTATCAACCTGAAATTGCATACTTTGAGGTATTGCACGAACTCAAACTGATTGTGGATATGATCCAGCGATATGGAATAAACGGAATGTGGAGACGGGTATCAGAGACTGCGCGATATGGCGGTCTGACACGAGGTCCAATGGTCATGGATAAGGAAAACAAGGCAAAGATGAAAAAAGTACTAGATATGATCCAAGATGGTACATTCAATGAAGAATGGATCTCTGAATATCGCAAAAATGGTAAAAACGCATTTGACCGCTACATGAAACAACTTGAATCCCACCAAATAGAGCAAGTTGGTAGACAAATGCGCAAAATGATGTGGCCGGATTCTAAAGAATAA
- a CDS encoding Rieske (2Fe-2S) protein produces the protein MVWQKVAEKDSIEKGMGIEVKIGDKRIAIFNQDGYHGIDALCVHQDGSIAPGKLNGCVVECPLHFWHYDIKTGELLDYLKGVKLQTYKVESRNDGIYMDV, from the coding sequence ATGGTCTGGCAAAAAGTAGCTGAAAAAGACTCGATCGAAAAAGGAATGGGGATTGAAGTCAAAATAGGCGACAAGAGAATAGCTATTTTCAACCAAGATGGCTATCATGGAATCGACGCATTATGTGTGCATCAGGACGGCTCTATTGCGCCAGGAAAACTCAACGGTTGTGTGGTAGAATGCCCACTTCACTTTTGGCATTATGATATAAAGACGGGAGAGCTTTTGGACTATCTAAAAGGGGTAAAGCTCCAGACATACAAGGTAGAGTCTAGAAACGATGGCATCTACATGGACGTCTAG